Proteins encoded within one genomic window of Kibdelosporangium phytohabitans:
- a CDS encoding carboxymuconolactone decarboxylase family protein produces the protein MTRGERELIATTVSRGNECTFCANSHAAIAAVELGVEDVDDAPRSAKLTALLEIALQVRESGRAVTTKAVEAARAEGASDEEIHDTVLIAAAFCMFNRYVDGLGTAAPEHARSYLPIAKAITEHGYVAAAG, from the coding sequence CTGACCCGAGGCGAACGTGAGCTGATCGCGACCACGGTGTCGCGCGGCAACGAGTGCACGTTCTGCGCGAACTCGCACGCCGCGATCGCCGCGGTCGAACTCGGCGTCGAGGACGTCGACGACGCGCCGCGGTCGGCCAAGCTCACCGCGTTGCTCGAGATCGCTCTGCAGGTCAGGGAAAGCGGCCGGGCGGTCACCACGAAGGCGGTCGAGGCGGCTCGTGCCGAGGGCGCGTCCGACGAGGAGATCCACGACACCGTCCTGATCGCCGCGGCGTTCTGCATGTTCAACAGGTACGTCGACGGCCTCGGCACGGCGGCGCCCGAGCACGCCCGCAGCTACCTCCCGATCGCCAAGGCCATCACCGAACACGGATACGTGGCCGCGGCGGGCTGA
- a CDS encoding FAD-dependent oxidoreductase — protein sequence MTVESTDVLVVGSGFGGAIAAYHLAAGGARVVVLERGPWLSGKDFEHDFLLGSSYTRVFDFVAGDGMSVLSGNCVGGGSVVYFAALPRAPRFTFERHGSIGRRMWPSAINRDTLDPWYDRISEAMVVEQQTWDDVTFAGGLWAAACDHAGRTANPVPVSVDLSKCTNCNWMMAGCRFDAKRSLLFSYIPAAVSHGADIRPLHEVQRIERKDDGSYRVRYTTIDEVDYRVHTGEGAIDAKIIVLAAGAGATPVILKRSEETLGAMPHAVGRYFSGNGERLNTAVLNEDRVRDVLGLSRAGGRIAYEANQIGKGPVVANWDKLDASLPEYGRFSLEQLYFPPGLGTILAQAPGVADPAWFGPAKKRMLEQWKSWLIIFQMTEDDNEGVFGPPPPTGNAFRISQQMLGRGPLSYDPTPNTLSGWAAADAEVKDILERDGLAEVTAWTNDLVGAYTVHPLASCRIGDDPATSALDDRHELRGHPGIFVTDGSAVPGALTVNPALTIGALAERAIPGIVRAARERGVAVDYGAPVPVGVTSTPMTTGVAG from the coding sequence TTCCTGCTGGGTTCTTCCTACACAAGGGTTTTCGACTTCGTCGCAGGTGACGGCATGAGCGTGCTGTCGGGCAACTGCGTCGGCGGCGGCAGTGTCGTGTACTTCGCCGCCCTGCCACGGGCACCGCGGTTCACCTTCGAACGGCACGGCAGCATCGGCAGGCGGATGTGGCCGTCGGCGATCAACCGCGACACGCTCGACCCCTGGTACGACCGGATCTCCGAGGCGATGGTCGTCGAGCAGCAGACCTGGGACGACGTCACGTTCGCCGGTGGCCTGTGGGCCGCGGCGTGCGACCACGCCGGGCGCACGGCCAATCCCGTCCCGGTCAGCGTCGACCTGTCCAAGTGCACCAACTGCAACTGGATGATGGCGGGCTGCCGGTTCGACGCGAAGCGGTCGCTGCTGTTCAGCTACATCCCCGCCGCGGTCTCGCACGGCGCGGACATCCGGCCGTTGCACGAGGTCCAGCGGATCGAGCGCAAGGACGACGGGAGCTACCGGGTCCGCTACACCACCATCGACGAGGTCGACTACCGCGTGCACACCGGCGAGGGGGCGATCGACGCGAAGATCATCGTCCTCGCGGCAGGCGCGGGCGCGACCCCGGTCATCCTCAAGCGTTCCGAGGAGACGCTCGGCGCGATGCCGCACGCGGTCGGCCGCTACTTCTCCGGCAACGGCGAACGGCTCAACACCGCCGTGCTCAATGAGGACCGGGTGCGCGACGTGCTGGGCCTGAGCCGCGCGGGCGGGCGGATCGCCTACGAGGCCAACCAGATCGGCAAGGGCCCGGTGGTCGCGAACTGGGACAAGCTGGACGCGTCGCTGCCGGAGTACGGGCGGTTCTCCCTCGAACAGCTGTACTTCCCGCCCGGTCTCGGCACGATTCTGGCGCAGGCGCCCGGTGTCGCCGACCCGGCGTGGTTCGGCCCGGCCAAGAAGCGGATGCTGGAGCAGTGGAAGTCCTGGCTGATCATCTTCCAGATGACCGAGGACGACAACGAGGGCGTGTTCGGCCCGCCGCCGCCCACCGGCAACGCTTTCCGCATCTCCCAGCAGATGCTGGGCCGCGGCCCGCTGAGCTACGACCCGACGCCGAACACGCTGAGCGGGTGGGCGGCGGCGGACGCCGAGGTCAAGGACATCCTGGAACGCGACGGGCTGGCGGAAGTCACCGCGTGGACCAACGATCTGGTCGGCGCGTACACCGTGCACCCGCTCGCCTCGTGCCGGATCGGGGACGATCCCGCGACTTCTGCCCTGGATGACCGTCACGAACTGCGGGGCCACCCCGGTATCTTCGTCACCGACGGGTCGGCTGTTCCCGGTGCGCTCACCGTGAACCCCGCGCTGACCATCGGCGCGCTGGCCGAACGGGCGATTCCCGGAATCGTCCGCGCGGCAAGGGAACGCGGGGTCGCGGTCGACTACGGCGCACCCGTGCCCGTCGGCGTCACGTCGACACCGATGACGACAGGAGTCGCAGGATGA
- a CDS encoding DUF6239 family natural product biosynthesis protein, whose protein sequence is MITALVTAYQGHDHVLTVPVSIGPLILRVALLTAVPAIAGFAVLRGFVPETGRAATAMVAASAVGAIVLELMLSAGLALPPQLVVLLLALSSAPLWLVLSRDERKAKVVAFGRACAPWIVVAAAVAAFVAFGRAWPVRPPSEPLMHTAIVFALTGLSWFTVCRPAGAGPARVALRVVATALALAALAGTAYAITARPLERAAGSPPAINATTAYNGSD, encoded by the coding sequence GTGATCACCGCTTTGGTGACGGCGTACCAAGGACACGACCACGTGCTCACCGTCCCGGTGAGCATCGGGCCGTTGATCCTGCGAGTCGCCTTGCTCACGGCGGTTCCGGCGATCGCCGGATTCGCCGTGCTGCGGGGCTTCGTCCCCGAGACCGGCCGCGCCGCGACCGCCATGGTCGCGGCGTCCGCCGTCGGCGCGATCGTGCTCGAACTGATGCTGTCCGCCGGGCTGGCGCTGCCGCCGCAGCTCGTCGTGCTGCTGCTGGCCCTGTCGTCGGCTCCCCTGTGGCTCGTCCTGAGCAGGGACGAGCGGAAGGCCAAGGTCGTCGCTTTCGGACGCGCGTGCGCGCCGTGGATCGTCGTGGCGGCGGCCGTGGCCGCCTTTGTCGCGTTTGGACGGGCGTGGCCGGTCAGACCGCCGTCGGAACCGCTCATGCACACCGCGATCGTGTTCGCGCTGACCGGGCTGTCCTGGTTCACGGTGTGCCGCCCGGCCGGTGCCGGACCCGCCCGCGTGGCGCTGCGCGTGGTGGCGACCGCACTCGCCCTGGCGGCATTGGCAGGGACCGCATATGCCATTACGGCACGCCCTCTGGAGCGCGCCGCCGGATCTCCGCCTGCGATCAACGCTACTACGGCGTACAATGGCTCGGATTGA
- a CDS encoding cobalamin-independent methionine synthase II family protein — MPIPTEPIGSIPRPRYLLDALADFQAGRIDQRSLDASYDRAIAETVERFVEAGSPVIVDGEQSKPSFVGYPLQGLTALDPDGVVIPFADGHTRQLPRLSGGPFRYGVRAATYLNKAKTLTDRPVKQAVIAPSALSLLYPADGIDGYSRDAFIADLADEAEADIRACLDAGADSVQLDFTEGRLAIKLDPSKGVLRDFVALNNVVLDRFSDAERAKLGVHTCPGGDQDSVHSLDVDYAELLPELFRLHAGTFYVQLASEPDRARVLQLIAEHSTPRQRIFVGVTDPIDPRVETAEEVRDRVLEAARYIPPDRLGTCDDCGFSPFGDDTSTSRDTAFAKVAARVEGTRQASEQLGLS, encoded by the coding sequence ATGCCTATACCCACCGAGCCGATCGGCAGCATTCCTCGCCCGCGGTACCTGCTGGACGCGCTGGCCGATTTCCAGGCAGGCCGGATCGACCAGCGATCGCTCGATGCCAGCTACGACAGGGCGATTGCCGAAACTGTCGAACGTTTCGTCGAAGCGGGCTCACCGGTGATCGTCGACGGTGAGCAATCGAAACCGAGTTTTGTGGGCTATCCGCTGCAGGGACTCACCGCGCTCGACCCGGACGGTGTCGTCATTCCGTTCGCCGACGGGCACACCCGGCAGCTGCCGCGGCTCAGCGGTGGACCGTTCCGTTACGGTGTTCGCGCCGCGACCTATCTGAACAAAGCGAAAACACTGACCGACCGGCCTGTCAAGCAGGCCGTAATCGCGCCGTCCGCGTTGAGCCTGCTGTATCCGGCCGACGGTATCGACGGATACTCGCGCGACGCGTTCATCGCCGATCTGGCCGACGAGGCGGAAGCCGACATCAGGGCGTGCCTCGACGCGGGCGCCGATTCCGTTCAGCTCGATTTCACCGAAGGCCGGTTGGCGATCAAGCTCGACCCGTCCAAGGGGGTGCTGCGCGATTTCGTGGCACTGAACAATGTCGTGCTTGATCGTTTCTCGGACGCGGAACGGGCGAAGCTCGGTGTGCACACGTGCCCGGGTGGCGACCAGGATTCCGTGCACAGCCTGGACGTCGACTACGCCGAACTGCTGCCCGAGCTGTTCCGGCTGCACGCCGGCACCTTCTACGTCCAGCTGGCCAGCGAGCCGGACCGGGCGAGGGTGCTGCAGCTGATCGCCGAGCACTCGACCCCGCGGCAGCGGATCTTCGTCGGGGTGACCGACCCGATCGACCCGAGGGTGGAGACCGCTGAGGAAGTGCGCGACCGCGTGCTCGAAGCGGCGCGGTACATCCCGCCGGACCGGCTCGGCACCTGCGACGACTGCGGCTTCTCGCCGTTCGGCGACGACACGTCGACCTCACGGGACACCGCCTTCGCGAAGGTCGCGGCCCGCGTCGAGGGAACCAGGCAGGCGTCGGAGCAGCTCGGCCTGAGCTGA
- a CDS encoding crotonase/enoyl-CoA hydratase family protein, whose amino-acid sequence MLLIGLNRPEERNSFESTMLDGLADAYGRLEDDPDAWVGVLFAHGDHFTAGLDLAQVAGRIGSEGGLRHDCGAAIDPWGLVGRERSKPLVAAAQGWCLTLGIELLLASDIRVAADDTRFSQLEVKRGIYPFGGATIRFPREAGWGNAMRWLLTGDEFGPDEALRLGLVQEVVPAGTQLDRAVELAERITDQAAPLGVRLTLASARRAVTEGHQAAADRLVPDLLPLFGSEDAAEGVRSFVERRAARFVGR is encoded by the coding sequence GTGCTGCTGATCGGCCTGAACCGTCCGGAGGAACGCAACTCCTTCGAGAGCACGATGCTCGACGGACTGGCCGACGCGTACGGACGCCTGGAGGACGACCCGGACGCGTGGGTCGGTGTGCTGTTCGCGCACGGCGACCACTTCACCGCCGGGCTGGACCTGGCACAGGTCGCCGGCCGGATCGGCAGCGAAGGAGGGCTGCGCCACGACTGCGGCGCCGCCATCGACCCGTGGGGCCTCGTCGGCCGGGAACGGTCGAAGCCGCTCGTCGCCGCCGCCCAGGGCTGGTGCCTGACGCTGGGGATCGAGTTGCTGCTGGCCTCGGACATCCGCGTCGCCGCGGACGACACGCGGTTCTCCCAGCTGGAGGTCAAACGCGGCATCTACCCGTTCGGCGGCGCGACGATCCGGTTCCCGCGCGAGGCGGGCTGGGGCAACGCCATGCGCTGGCTGCTGACCGGTGACGAGTTCGGCCCCGACGAGGCACTGCGCCTCGGCCTGGTGCAGGAAGTCGTACCCGCGGGCACGCAGCTGGACCGGGCGGTGGAACTGGCCGAGCGGATCACCGACCAGGCCGCGCCGCTCGGCGTGCGGCTGACGCTGGCCTCGGCCCGGCGTGCGGTGACCGAGGGACACCAGGCCGCGGCCGATCGGCTCGTGCCCGATCTGCTCCCGTTGTTCGGCAGCGAGGACGCGGCCGAAGGCGTGCGGTCCTTCGTCGAGCGCAGGGCCGCACGGTTCGTCGGCCGCTGA
- a CDS encoding TIGR03084 family metal-binding protein produces MTAPQTVISDLKADAEQLRTLLSGLDAAGWGTPTPAPGWTIAHQIAHLAATFRIAGLAASDPETFGKLAEQVNTDFESAVTAALQPYIALPPEKLLAAWYGELIKAADALEAVPDGQVVPWLVNPLPPAVLASAGMMELFGHGQDVADALGVEVERTDRIAHLIGFIVHTRHFGYLARGLTPPAEDFRFEVTAPSGTLWTFGPPTATQRIEGPALDLCYVASRRRHHADLALVATGEHAEQWLEIAQAYRGPAGEGRKPGQFAKAVRD; encoded by the coding sequence ATGACCGCGCCACAGACCGTGATCTCGGACCTCAAGGCCGACGCCGAACAGCTCAGGACACTGCTGTCGGGACTCGACGCGGCCGGTTGGGGGACGCCGACACCGGCTCCGGGATGGACGATCGCGCACCAGATCGCCCACCTGGCCGCGACTTTCCGGATCGCGGGCCTCGCCGCGTCCGACCCGGAGACCTTCGGCAAACTCGCCGAACAGGTCAACACCGACTTCGAATCGGCCGTCACGGCCGCACTGCAACCGTACATCGCGCTGCCACCGGAGAAGCTGCTCGCGGCGTGGTACGGCGAGCTGATCAAGGCAGCGGACGCGCTGGAGGCCGTGCCGGACGGTCAAGTCGTTCCGTGGCTGGTCAACCCGCTTCCCCCGGCCGTGCTGGCCAGTGCGGGCATGATGGAGCTGTTCGGCCACGGCCAGGACGTCGCCGACGCGCTCGGCGTCGAGGTCGAGCGGACCGACCGGATCGCGCACCTGATCGGTTTCATCGTGCACACAAGGCACTTCGGCTACCTGGCGCGCGGCCTGACGCCACCCGCCGAGGACTTCAGGTTCGAGGTGACCGCACCTTCAGGTACATTGTGGACGTTCGGCCCGCCGACCGCGACGCAGCGGATCGAGGGACCGGCGCTCGACCTCTGCTACGTGGCCAGCCGTCGCAGGCACCACGCGGACCTGGCGCTGGTGGCCACGGGTGAGCACGCCGAGCAGTGGCTGGAGATCGCGCAGGCGTACCGCGGGCCCGCCGGCGAAGGCCGCAAGCCCGGCCAGTTCGCCAAAGCCGTGCGCGACTGA
- a CDS encoding carboxymuconolactone decarboxylase family protein: MGGILLKAALRKSLAGINHVAPVPPIGDSSLAASVCRQVESDFGLLAPPIALHSPAPDVMAACWVMLREAFVVTDRTDRDTKEAVATAVSLCNACSYCVDVHSMTLEAFVTDDADDPENDLRVRGLADWARRTASATTTPCCPPFPATHGPELIGVVLAFHYINRMVNVFLPDSPLPRMIPPAARGTALRMLGKLMRSATRGPHRPGAALDFLPAAPLPADLPWARDNSRVADAFARATAAIDAAGARSVPDSVRALVSCMLDDWIGDPPGLSRTWVTDAVAELPVRDRPAGQLAVLTAMASFQLDTPTIARFRETQPDDRSLVELTSWASMAAARRIGSWIAVGQCAHDHCTDNPVGT; encoded by the coding sequence ATGGGCGGAATTCTGCTCAAGGCGGCGCTCCGTAAATCGCTGGCCGGAATTAACCACGTGGCACCCGTGCCGCCGATCGGGGACAGCTCGCTCGCCGCATCGGTGTGCCGGCAAGTGGAAAGCGACTTCGGGCTGCTGGCCCCGCCCATCGCACTGCACTCCCCCGCCCCGGACGTGATGGCCGCGTGCTGGGTGATGCTGCGGGAAGCGTTCGTGGTCACCGACCGCACCGACCGGGACACCAAGGAAGCCGTCGCCACCGCGGTGTCGCTCTGCAACGCGTGTTCCTACTGCGTCGACGTGCACAGCATGACGCTCGAGGCGTTCGTCACCGACGACGCCGACGACCCGGAGAACGACCTGCGCGTCCGCGGTCTCGCCGACTGGGCCCGCCGCACCGCGAGCGCGACCACCACGCCGTGCTGCCCGCCCTTCCCCGCGACGCACGGGCCCGAGCTGATCGGCGTCGTGCTCGCGTTCCACTACATCAACCGGATGGTCAACGTCTTCCTGCCGGATTCGCCGTTGCCCCGCATGATTCCCCCGGCTGCCCGGGGAACGGCGTTACGCATGCTCGGCAAGCTGATGCGCTCGGCCACCCGCGGCCCGCACAGACCCGGGGCGGCGCTGGACTTCCTGCCCGCCGCGCCGCTGCCCGCCGACCTGCCGTGGGCACGGGACAACTCGCGCGTGGCGGACGCGTTCGCCCGCGCCACCGCCGCCATCGACGCCGCAGGCGCCCGTTCGGTCCCCGACTCGGTGCGCGCCTTGGTGTCATGCATGCTGGACGACTGGATCGGCGACCCACCGGGCCTGAGCCGCACGTGGGTCACCGACGCGGTGGCGGAACTGCCCGTCCGCGACCGCCCCGCGGGACAGCTGGCCGTGCTGACCGCGATGGCGTCGTTCCAGCTCGACACACCGACCATCGCCCGGTTCCGCGAGACCCAGCCGGACGACAGGTCCCTTGTGGAACTCACGTCGTGGGCGAGCATGGCCGCAGCCAGGCGGATCGGCTCGTGGATCGCCGTCGGCCAGTGCGCGCACGACCACTGTACCGACAATCCGGTCGGTACGTAG
- a CDS encoding winged helix-turn-helix transcriptional regulator, translated as MIRRTYDGQLCTIARALEVVGERWTLLIIRDALLGVTRFEGFRSTLGVPRNVLTDRLNLLVANGVLERVVYSARPVRHEYLLTAKGRGLAPVIVTLMEWGDEYFTDEAHGPPRRIVHEGCGGQAVSQLVCVRCGSPLGPLDMTVIPLPAPGAESDNSHSG; from the coding sequence ATGATACGTCGGACGTACGATGGGCAGCTGTGCACCATCGCCCGCGCACTCGAAGTGGTCGGCGAACGGTGGACGTTGCTGATCATTCGGGACGCGTTACTGGGAGTGACGCGTTTCGAGGGCTTTCGCAGCACGCTCGGCGTTCCCCGCAACGTGCTCACCGACAGGCTGAACCTGCTCGTCGCGAACGGCGTGCTCGAGCGCGTGGTCTACAGCGCCCGGCCGGTCAGGCACGAGTACCTGCTCACCGCGAAGGGGCGGGGTCTCGCGCCTGTCATCGTGACTTTGATGGAGTGGGGCGACGAGTACTTCACCGACGAGGCGCACGGGCCGCCGCGGCGCATCGTGCACGAGGGGTGCGGCGGGCAGGCGGTCTCGCAGCTGGTGTGCGTGCGGTGCGGGAGTCCGCTCGGCCCGCTGGACATGACGGTGATCCCGCTGCCTGCCCCGGGTGCGGAATCGGACAATTCTCACTCAGGGTGA
- a CDS encoding DHA2 family efflux MFS transporter permease subunit, with product MSVRPWRALLVLCVANFLVLLDTTIVNTAAPSIMGTIGAGLDDILWVINGYLIVFAALLIPFGRLGDRIGPRTLFVAGLALFVATSVLCALAPGPGWLVAFRVGQGLGAAMLVPQSLVLISAIFPANRRGAAFGIFTAVAGIAAVAGPILGGLLIEHLGWPSVFLLNVPIGLAGIAGALRVVPRIRPGGVHRFDVVGVALITLCLTGFVYALVETGASWLYAGSALMLVLFVVWERRHPEPLVPFTLYRDRGYAVATVITFVTSYGTTGFLLVFVLHTQNEMGMDALSSGVSALPWTLALSAVAPIAGRFADRFDGRFLLGAGVLVFAAGVFSFPQSFTWPLIAIGVGQGLAIAPTTTLALRYIPAERAGAASGVLNTARQIGAAVGAALAGAVLLAFSAHAALIVLSATLLAAAPLSLLLQPHGGIDGAHRTGHQPAGHQRTVPVPPEYGEATDRAGGNPAEGTEFPDPRRT from the coding sequence ATGTCAGTCCGGCCGTGGCGGGCCTTGCTCGTCCTGTGTGTCGCGAACTTCCTCGTCCTGCTGGACACCACGATCGTCAACACGGCCGCGCCGAGTATCATGGGCACGATCGGCGCGGGCCTCGACGACATCCTGTGGGTGATCAACGGGTACCTGATCGTGTTCGCCGCACTGCTGATCCCGTTCGGCAGGCTCGGTGACCGGATCGGGCCGCGCACGTTGTTCGTCGCGGGGCTGGCGCTGTTCGTGGCCACCTCCGTCCTCTGTGCACTGGCGCCAGGCCCCGGCTGGCTCGTGGCCTTCCGGGTCGGGCAGGGACTCGGCGCGGCCATGCTGGTGCCGCAGTCGCTCGTGCTGATCTCGGCGATCTTCCCGGCGAACCGGCGCGGTGCCGCGTTCGGCATCTTCACCGCGGTCGCCGGGATCGCCGCGGTCGCCGGGCCGATCCTCGGCGGGCTGCTGATCGAACACCTCGGCTGGCCGTCGGTGTTCCTGCTCAACGTGCCGATCGGGCTGGCGGGTATCGCGGGCGCGCTGCGGGTGGTGCCGCGGATCCGGCCCGGCGGCGTGCACAGGTTCGACGTGGTCGGCGTCGCGCTGATCACACTCTGCCTGACCGGTTTCGTCTACGCGCTCGTCGAGACCGGGGCGAGCTGGCTGTACGCGGGATCGGCGCTGATGCTCGTGCTGTTCGTGGTGTGGGAACGCCGTCATCCCGAACCACTCGTGCCGTTCACGCTCTACCGCGACCGCGGTTACGCCGTGGCCACGGTGATCACGTTCGTCACCTCGTACGGGACAACCGGTTTCCTGCTGGTTTTCGTGCTGCACACGCAGAACGAGATGGGTATGGACGCGTTGTCCTCCGGTGTGTCGGCGCTGCCGTGGACGCTCGCGCTCAGCGCGGTCGCGCCGATCGCGGGCAGGTTCGCCGACCGGTTCGACGGCCGCTTCCTGCTCGGTGCGGGCGTGCTCGTGTTCGCTGCCGGTGTTTTCAGCTTCCCGCAGTCGTTCACGTGGCCGCTCATCGCCATCGGAGTCGGCCAGGGCCTCGCCATCGCTCCCACCACAACGTTGGCACTGCGCTATATTCCAGCTGAGCGCGCGGGTGCCGCGTCCGGCGTGCTCAACACGGCACGGCAGATCGGCGCGGCGGTCGGTGCCGCGCTGGCCGGTGCCGTGCTGCTGGCGTTCTCCGCGCACGCGGCGTTGATCGTGCTGTCGGCGACCCTGCTGGCAGCGGCCCCGCTCAGCCTGTTGTTGCAACCCCACGGAGGAATCGATGGCGCACATCGAACTGGGCACCAGCCTGCCGGGCATCAGCGGACTGTTCCAGTACCGCCCGAGTACGGCGAAGCCACTGACCGAGCTGGCGGAAACCCTGCTGAGGGAACCGAATTCCCTGACCCGAGGCGAACGTGA
- a CDS encoding TetR-like C-terminal domain-containing protein, translating to MAATERPYHHGDLRNALLAAAIELAASGGPDAISVRAAARAAGVAPSAVYRHFDDREHLLAAVREHAANRLASAMRQGAGALCATAKAYICFAATEPGLFRTVSPRFAPGHRPFQVVDGVRLGPAAEMAVWSSVHGLAVLVSDGPLRDVPGAVRDEAVERMLAALRHSIRETQWPVSKR from the coding sequence ATGGCCGCAACCGAACGCCCCTACCACCACGGCGATCTCCGCAACGCGCTCCTCGCGGCGGCGATCGAACTGGCGGCGTCCGGCGGTCCGGACGCGATCAGCGTCCGGGCCGCTGCCCGCGCCGCCGGAGTGGCGCCATCGGCCGTGTACCGGCATTTCGACGATCGGGAGCACCTGCTGGCGGCTGTCCGCGAGCACGCGGCGAACCGGCTGGCCAGTGCGATGCGGCAAGGAGCAGGCGCCCTCTGCGCCACCGCGAAGGCCTACATCTGTTTCGCTGCAACGGAACCCGGGCTGTTCCGGACCGTCTCGCCACGGTTCGCGCCGGGACACCGGCCGTTCCAGGTGGTCGACGGCGTCCGTCTCGGACCGGCCGCGGAGATGGCGGTGTGGTCGTCCGTGCACGGGCTCGCCGTGCTGGTGTCCGACGGGCCGCTGAGGGACGTGCCGGGCGCGGTCCGGGACGAGGCCGTCGAGCGGATGCTGGCCGCGCTGCGGCACAGCATCCGCGAAACCCAGTGGCCCGTCTCGAAACGTTGA
- a CDS encoding lysophospholipid acyltransferase family protein — MELVYPPVIAACKTLFRVLDLRLDVRGAEHIPAGGGAVVACTHVSYLDFIFCGLAGLPAGRKTRFMAKKEIFANRIAGPLMRGMHHISVDRSAGQASYREAVAALRAGEVVGVFPEATISQSFTVKAIKTGAVRMAAEAGVPVIPMAIWGSQRLWTKGRPRDLTQRHVPIVIQAGEPFQPVPGDDQDQLTRDLRTRMGALLDQVQRDYPAAPKPGEDPWWLPAHLGGTAPTPEKAAARD, encoded by the coding sequence GTGGAGCTCGTTTACCCGCCCGTCATCGCGGCGTGCAAGACGCTGTTCCGGGTCCTCGACCTGAGACTCGACGTGCGCGGCGCCGAGCACATCCCGGCCGGCGGCGGCGCGGTCGTCGCCTGCACGCACGTCAGCTACCTCGACTTCATCTTCTGCGGGCTGGCCGGTCTGCCCGCCGGGCGCAAGACGCGGTTCATGGCGAAGAAGGAGATCTTCGCCAACCGGATCGCCGGGCCGCTGATGCGCGGCATGCACCACATCTCGGTCGACCGCTCGGCCGGGCAGGCCTCGTACCGCGAGGCGGTGGCCGCCCTGCGGGCCGGCGAGGTCGTCGGTGTGTTCCCCGAGGCGACCATCAGCCAGTCGTTCACCGTGAAGGCGATCAAGACCGGCGCGGTCCGGATGGCCGCCGAAGCCGGGGTGCCGGTCATCCCGATGGCGATCTGGGGCAGCCAGCGGCTCTGGACCAAGGGCAGGCCGCGCGACCTCACCCAGCGGCACGTCCCGATCGTGATCCAGGCGGGCGAACCGTTCCAGCCGGTGCCCGGCGACGACCAGGACCAGCTCACCCGCGATCTGCGTACGAGGATGGGCGCGTTGCTCGACCAGGTGCAGCGCGACTACCCGGCCGCGCCGAAACCGGGCGAGGACCCGTGGTGGCTGCCCGCGCACCTCGGCGGCACCGCGCCCACGCCCGAGAAAGCCGCCGCGCGGGACTGA